A DNA window from bacterium contains the following coding sequences:
- a CDS encoding S41 family peptidase: MIPGSGGRIALRRVTALWLAVALALAAISAAPSRAAAADASLVVAALRIAEREYFRALDPIALLNAAVASLRARAGLGAGALPDLPPGMAEDEAVREFTVEFERAESASSAREPEFAYAVTRAMLQSVHDSHVRFMTPDQYTEFKDNLAGRPGYAGIGIRTTFPAGADGPFVVAVVPGSPAAAAGVRLFDQILAADAVGFRGGSAIDVVSRLRGPAGSAVVLKIRRRGETLEIPVTRAVIQTPAVEVEMVRPGVAYVRIWGFTRGAAVEARRAMQAFGDPGGIRAIVIDLRGNPGGLVVETEWVAGLFVPAGTVLARTRSSAGSGAFAASGETPFRDTPLVVLTDHGSASGAEILTIGLRDANRALVVGEATAGAFGGARDFALPEGGIMITTRALTGPRDEEIEGIGIAPDRTVSMAVEDMLRGDDVQLGVALSLLGAVRPAVDRAIAA; encoded by the coding sequence ATGATTCCCGGATCCGGCGGGCGGATCGCACTGCGCCGCGTCACCGCGCTGTGGCTCGCGGTCGCGCTCGCGCTGGCGGCCATCTCGGCGGCGCCGTCGCGCGCCGCGGCCGCGGACGCCTCGCTCGTCGTGGCGGCTTTGCGTATCGCGGAGCGCGAGTACTTCCGGGCCCTCGATCCCATCGCGCTGCTGAACGCCGCGGTCGCCTCGCTGCGGGCACGCGCGGGGCTCGGCGCCGGGGCGCTTCCGGATCTCCCGCCCGGGATGGCGGAAGATGAGGCGGTCCGGGAGTTCACCGTCGAGTTCGAGCGCGCCGAGAGCGCATCGTCGGCGCGCGAGCCCGAGTTCGCCTACGCGGTCACGCGGGCGATGCTGCAGTCGGTCCACGACAGTCACGTCCGGTTCATGACCCCCGACCAGTACACGGAGTTCAAGGACAATCTTGCCGGCCGGCCGGGGTACGCTGGGATCGGGATCCGGACCACGTTCCCCGCGGGCGCCGATGGGCCGTTCGTCGTTGCGGTGGTGCCGGGGTCTCCCGCGGCGGCCGCGGGCGTCAGGTTGTTCGACCAGATCCTCGCCGCCGACGCCGTGGGATTTCGCGGCGGCTCCGCCATCGACGTGGTCTCCCGGCTGCGCGGACCGGCCGGTTCGGCGGTCGTGCTGAAAATCCGGCGGCGCGGGGAAACGCTTGAGATCCCGGTGACGCGCGCGGTGATCCAGACGCCCGCGGTCGAGGTCGAGATGGTTCGTCCCGGCGTCGCCTACGTTCGGATCTGGGGATTCACCCGCGGCGCGGCGGTCGAAGCCCGGCGCGCCATGCAGGCGTTCGGCGATCCCGGTGGCATTCGCGCGATCGTGATCGATCTTCGAGGGAATCCAGGCGGGCTTGTGGTCGAGACCGAGTGGGTGGCCGGGCTCTTCGTACCGGCCGGGACCGTACTCGCGCGGACGCGCTCGAGCGCGGGTTCAGGGGCGTTCGCGGCCAGCGGCGAAACGCCGTTCCGGGACACACCGCTCGTGGTGCTCACCGACCACGGCTCGGCGTCCGGGGCGGAGATCCTCACCATCGGGCTTCGAGACGCGAATCGGGCGCTCGTCGTGGGTGAGGCGACGGCGGGCGCGTTCGGCGGCGCGCGCGACTTCGCGCTTCCCGAAGGCGGCATCATGATCACGACGCGGGCGCTGACGGGACCGCGCGACGAAGAAATCGAGGGAATCGGCATCGCGCCGGACCGCACGGTCTCGATGGCGGTCGAGGACATGCTGCGCGGCGACGATGTCCAGCTCGGCGTGGCGCTCTCGCTGCTCGGCGCGGTGCGGCCGGCCGTAGACCGCGCGATCGCTGCGTAA
- a CDS encoding MFS transporter gives MVSRTSSLRLGLFGAAGLLNAISWQVVVPVLPLHLARIGYSAAAIGFLASLLSLAMGVIELEVGRIAAVLGRRRTLIGGLALHALALLGAAEARTTGTIALALAGVGTARGAVWTPLMAGVAEDATAQTRGRTFGIFWTVTSLGFLLGPALGGLVASLYGDRAAFYLGTVLTLAAVPVVLPITSPGRPAVAEPRVHAREVLREPVVVRLCVANHLHYAVSAIWSTFLPLYAAAQGQSVLVIGAVFAVQGLTYALCQIPTGRLTDRIGPERLIVPAVLGRAAASLLVPLLHTPGAFFVVGALYGLIGGVVPVTFTTLIARVTTREHYTSAMGVYNSSGDLGFFVGPLLGGAAAFFGIAAPFLLCAPLGAAAWLSAESAVRAVRAREG, from the coding sequence GTGGTCTCGCGCACGTCGAGCTTAAGACTCGGCTTGTTCGGCGCCGCCGGCCTGTTGAACGCGATCTCGTGGCAGGTGGTCGTGCCGGTCCTCCCGCTGCATCTTGCGCGCATCGGCTACAGCGCGGCCGCGATCGGGTTTCTCGCGAGTCTGCTCAGCCTCGCGATGGGCGTCATCGAGCTCGAAGTCGGCCGGATCGCCGCCGTGCTGGGGCGGCGGCGCACGCTTATCGGCGGCCTGGCCCTCCACGCGCTGGCGCTCTTGGGGGCCGCCGAGGCGCGCACAACGGGGACGATCGCGCTCGCGCTCGCCGGGGTCGGCACCGCCCGCGGCGCGGTGTGGACGCCACTCATGGCCGGGGTCGCCGAAGACGCCACCGCGCAGACGCGAGGCCGGACGTTCGGCATCTTCTGGACTGTGACGTCGCTCGGGTTTCTCCTCGGACCGGCCCTCGGAGGGCTCGTCGCCTCACTGTACGGCGACCGCGCGGCATTCTATCTCGGAACGGTGCTGACTCTTGCCGCCGTGCCGGTGGTGTTGCCGATCACGAGCCCCGGCCGGCCGGCGGTCGCGGAACCGCGGGTGCACGCCCGGGAGGTCCTGCGCGAACCGGTGGTCGTACGCCTGTGCGTCGCGAACCACCTGCATTACGCCGTGTCCGCGATCTGGTCGACCTTTCTTCCCCTCTATGCCGCGGCGCAGGGCCAATCGGTTCTCGTCATCGGCGCGGTGTTCGCCGTCCAGGGCCTGACCTACGCGCTCTGTCAGATCCCTACCGGCCGGCTCACGGACCGGATCGGTCCCGAGCGGTTGATCGTACCCGCCGTCCTCGGCCGCGCCGCGGCCTCCCTGCTCGTCCCGCTGCTCCACACGCCGGGTGCGTTCTTTGTCGTGGGCGCGCTGTACGGCCTCATCGGCGGCGTCGTCCCCGTCACCTTCACGACGCTGATCGCCCGCGTCACGACGCGGGAGCACTATACGAGCGCGATGGGCGTCTACAATAGCTCGGGCGACCTCGGGTTCTTCGTCGGACCGCTCCTCGGCGGCGCGGCGGCGTTCTTCGGCATCGCCGCGCCGTTCCTGCTGTGCGCGCCGCTCGGGGCGGCGGCCTGGCTCAGCGCGGAGAGCGCCGTCCGGGCGGTTCGAGCGCGAGAGGGCTGA
- a CDS encoding MarR family transcriptional regulator, which yields MPDRALGARVDAVRAFNRFYTRRIGLLRKDYLGSHFSLTQARVLYEIARSRRPTASDLGRDLDLDPGYLSRILSGFAARGLLRRIPSRADRRQRLLVLTPRGRDAFAPLDVRSHDEIAAMLRRLPPRAQTRLVGAMRTIEALLDGPVSPLALEPPGRRSPR from the coding sequence ATGCCTGATCGCGCCCTGGGGGCGCGCGTCGACGCCGTGCGGGCGTTCAACCGATTCTACACGCGGCGGATCGGGCTGCTGCGCAAGGATTACCTCGGAAGTCACTTCTCGCTGACGCAGGCGCGCGTCCTGTACGAGATCGCGCGGAGCCGCCGCCCCACCGCGTCCGATCTTGGGCGCGACCTGGATCTCGATCCGGGATACCTGAGCCGCATCTTGAGCGGCTTCGCGGCGCGCGGTCTGCTCCGCCGCATTCCGTCCCGGGCCGACCGCCGGCAGCGGCTGCTCGTCCTCACCCCGCGCGGCCGGGACGCCTTCGCGCCGCTCGACGTGCGTTCGCACGACGAGATCGCGGCGATGCTTCGCCGTCTGCCGCCGCGCGCGCAGACGCGCCTCGTCGGGGCGATGCGCACGATCGAGGCCTTGCTGGACGGGCCGGTCAGCCCTCTCGCGCTCGAACCGCCCGGACGGCGCTCTCCGCGCTGA
- a CDS encoding antibiotic biosynthesis monooxygenase, whose product MIARVWTARTTPARAPAYAEHLRGRVLPQLRALDGYTGATLLRRDADGETDLIVVTRWRSLDAVRAFAGADPDAAVVEPEAAAVLTRYDARVKHYEVVVEDA is encoded by the coding sequence GTGATCGCGAGGGTCTGGACCGCGCGGACGACGCCGGCCCGGGCGCCGGCCTACGCCGAGCATTTGCGCGGCCGCGTGCTGCCGCAGCTGCGCGCGCTCGACGGCTACACCGGCGCCACGCTGCTCCGCCGGGACGCGGACGGCGAGACTGATCTCATCGTCGTGACCCGGTGGCGGTCGCTCGACGCGGTGCGCGCGTTCGCCGGCGCCGATCCCGACGCGGCGGTCGTCGAGCCCGAGGCCGCGGCGGTGCTGACCCGGTACGACGCGCGGGTCAAACACTACGAGGTCGTGGTCGAGGATGCCTGA
- a CDS encoding YciI-like protein → MGHYVLLYEVVDNFAARRTPHREAHLRLARAANARGELILAGALGDPPARALLVFRSADRSAAEAFAQADPYVREGLVRRWEVQPWAVVVGGGTP, encoded by the coding sequence ATGGGGCACTACGTCCTGCTGTACGAGGTCGTCGACAACTTCGCGGCCCGCCGCACCCCGCACCGGGAGGCGCACCTCCGCCTCGCGCGCGCGGCGAACGCGCGCGGCGAGTTGATTCTGGCCGGCGCGCTCGGCGACCCACCGGCCCGCGCGCTGCTGGTCTTCCGGAGCGCCGACCGCAGCGCGGCCGAAGCGTTCGCGCAGGCCGATCCGTACGTGCGCGAGGGCCTCGTGCGGCGGTGGGAGGTCCAGCCGTGGGCCGTTGTCGTGGGCGGCGGTACCCCGTGA
- a CDS encoding alanyl-tRNA editing protein has translation MTELLYLQDSYLREADAVVQSAGEGAVALDRTVFYPGGGGQPFDLGLLRWEGGERRVVEMRRDGDAVWHVLDGPPPAPGTAVGAALDWDRRYAIMRYHSALHVLVGAVYRLFNAKVTGGAIYPDRARMDFSLEDLNKDRVGEIERETNRVLAEDRPIVVRFVTHEEFARSDLVRLARDLVPKDVDRIRVIEIEGYDAQADGGTHVARTGEVGVLRIVKTENKGKANRRLEIQLTADPARFGSRQQAQGG, from the coding sequence ATGACGGAGCTGTTGTACCTTCAGGACAGTTATCTCCGCGAAGCCGACGCCGTGGTCCAGTCCGCCGGCGAAGGGGCGGTGGCGCTCGATCGCACCGTGTTCTATCCCGGCGGGGGCGGCCAGCCGTTCGACCTGGGCCTGCTGCGCTGGGAGGGCGGCGAACGGCGCGTCGTCGAGATGCGCCGGGACGGCGACGCGGTGTGGCATGTGCTCGACGGGCCCCCGCCCGCGCCCGGCACCGCGGTGGGCGCGGCGCTCGACTGGGACCGCCGCTACGCGATCATGCGCTACCATTCCGCGCTGCACGTGCTCGTCGGCGCGGTTTACCGGCTGTTCAACGCCAAGGTCACCGGCGGCGCGATCTACCCGGACCGCGCCCGCATGGACTTCTCGCTCGAGGACCTCAACAAGGATCGCGTCGGCGAGATCGAGCGCGAGACCAACCGGGTGCTCGCGGAGGACCGGCCGATCGTCGTGCGGTTTGTGACCCACGAGGAGTTCGCGCGGTCGGATCTCGTCCGGCTCGCCCGGGACCTCGTGCCGAAAGACGTCGACCGCATCCGCGTGATCGAGATCGAAGGGTACGACGCCCAGGCCGACGGCGGCACCCACGTCGCGCGGACCGGGGAGGTCGGCGTCCTCCGCATCGTCAAGACGGAGAACAAAGGCAAGGCCAACCGGCGTCTCGAGATCCAGTTGACGGCCGATCCGGCGCGCTTTGGCTCGCGCCAGCAGGCCCAGGGCGGGTGA
- a CDS encoding phosphatase PAP2 family protein has product MDIALFTTLNALPARLPVLGRIAVAIAEDGILLYAVLLLWLWVRTARTADRRRLLLLAVFAAVLSLGINAALNIAYPRPRPFSVLPAHLLVPRPHDVSFPSDHAAVTAAIGVALILGGGAAWGVAALIGAAVIGLARVAVGIHYPSDIAGGMAVGALCAAAVTGARRLLLPVADALIVLARRLRLG; this is encoded by the coding sequence CTGCCGGTTCTCGGCCGGATCGCCGTCGCCATTGCGGAGGACGGGATCCTGCTCTACGCCGTTCTGCTGCTGTGGCTGTGGGTGCGCACGGCGCGGACCGCCGACCGCCGGCGGCTCCTGCTCCTCGCGGTGTTCGCGGCCGTGCTCTCGTTGGGCATCAACGCGGCCCTGAACATCGCGTACCCACGGCCGCGGCCGTTCAGTGTGCTGCCCGCGCACTTGCTCGTGCCGCGCCCGCACGACGTGTCGTTTCCGAGCGATCACGCGGCCGTGACCGCCGCCATCGGCGTCGCGCTCATCCTGGGGGGCGGAGCGGCGTGGGGTGTGGCCGCGCTGATCGGCGCGGCCGTTATCGGACTCGCCCGCGTAGCCGTTGGAATTCACTACCCGTCGGACATCGCCGGCGGCATGGCGGTCGGCGCGCTGTGCGCCGCGGCGGTCACCGGCGCCCGGCGCCTGTTGCTTCCGGTCGCGGATGCTCTGATTGTACTCGCGCGCCGGCTCCGGTTGGGCTGA